The proteins below come from a single Stutzerimonas stutzeri RCH2 genomic window:
- a CDS encoding CHAD domain-containing protein, giving the protein MAYRIRPARNAAKEVRKVALQRIEKAIQALCVEPAERAEGVHQARKRFKELRALLRLVREPLGARFKLDNRRLRDMGRSLAESRDAAAMLESWDALARTDQSLFVGDAFRQIRLHLQQRAAPEGDVHSGFEADVAQVLGELRALIQDVQHWKLPGKGFGLLADGIRRTYTDGVRDLARAEKDGSDELLHEWRKRVKDHWYHCQLLSPCWPDALESRAEQLKQVADALGDDHDLAVMTQLMQDEPELFGPPETRDVLQRCIEQRRAQLQQRALRLGRRLYAEPPKALVGRIGAYWGIARKEQG; this is encoded by the coding sequence ATGGCCTATCGCATACGCCCTGCACGCAACGCCGCCAAGGAGGTGCGCAAGGTCGCCCTGCAGCGCATCGAAAAGGCGATCCAGGCGCTTTGCGTCGAGCCGGCCGAGCGTGCGGAAGGGGTGCACCAGGCGCGCAAGCGCTTCAAGGAGCTGCGTGCGCTGTTGCGCTTGGTGCGCGAGCCTCTCGGTGCGCGATTCAAGCTCGACAATCGCCGGCTGCGCGACATGGGACGCTCCCTGGCGGAATCGCGTGATGCAGCGGCCATGCTGGAAAGCTGGGATGCCCTGGCGCGCACCGACCAGTCGCTGTTCGTTGGCGATGCGTTTCGGCAGATCCGCCTGCACTTGCAGCAGCGCGCCGCGCCGGAGGGCGACGTGCATAGCGGTTTCGAGGCGGACGTGGCGCAAGTGCTGGGCGAGCTGCGCGCACTGATCCAGGATGTGCAGCATTGGAAGCTCCCGGGCAAGGGCTTCGGCCTGCTGGCCGACGGCATCCGTCGGACCTACACCGACGGCGTGCGGGATCTGGCGCGTGCGGAGAAGGATGGCTCTGACGAGCTGCTGCATGAGTGGCGCAAGCGGGTGAAAGACCACTGGTATCACTGCCAGCTGCTGTCGCCGTGCTGGCCGGATGCGCTGGAAAGCCGTGCCGAGCAGCTCAAGCAGGTGGCCGATGCACTGGGGGACGATCACGACCTGGCGGTGATGACGCAGCTGATGCAGGACGAGCCGGAGCTGTTCGGTCCGCCGGAAACCCGCGACGTGTTGCAGCGCTGCATCGAGCAGCGGCGCGCGCAGTTGCAGCAGCGTGCATTGCGCCTCGGTCGCAGGCTGTATGCCGAGCCGCCGAAGGCCCTGGTTGGGCGAATTGGCGCCTACTGGGGTATCGCGCGGAAAGAGCAGGGGTAG
- the rapA gene encoding RNA polymerase-associated protein RapA: MAQQYLPGQRWISDSEAELGLGTILTQDGRMLTVLYPATGETRQYATRSAPLTRVRFVPGDEITHFEGWKMTVREVDDVDGLLVYHGLTAQNEARTLPETQLSNFIQFRLASDRLFAGQIDPLAWFSLRYHTLQHQSAQLQSSLWGLGGVRAQPIAHQLHIAKEVADRIAPRVLLADEVGLGKTIEAGLIIHRQLLSGRASRVLILVPENLQHQWLVEMRRRFNLEVALFDAERFIESDASNPFEDTQLALVSLEWLKEDERAQDAAFAAGWDVLVVDEAHHLVWHPEGASAEYKLVEQLAEVIPGVLLLTATPEQLGLDSHFARLRLLDPNRFHDLEAFRAESSSYQPVAEAVQELLDEGRLSQQAHQTIHDFLGAEGEALLAAATDGDIEASSRLIRELLDRHGTGRLLFRNTRAAVQGFPERQLHPYPLPCPAEYLELPLGEHAELYPEVAFQSQQDDGEASNRWWQFDPRVEWLIDTLKMLKKFKVLVICAHAETALDLEDALRVRSGIPATVFHEGMSILERDRAAAYFADEDFGAQVLICSEIGSEGRNFQFSHHLVLFDLPAHPDLLEQRIGRLDRIGQQHTIQLHVPYLETSPQERLFTWYHQALNAFLNTCPTGNALQHRFGPQLLAQLEEGDDDAYQLLIDEARAERERLEAELHSGRDRLLELNSGGGEQGKALVEAIEEQDDQFALPIYMEQLFDAFGIDSEDHSENALVLRPSEKMLDASFPLGDDEAVTITYDREQALAREDMQFLTWEHPMVQGGMDLVLSGSMGNTAVALIKNKALKPGTVLLELLFVSEVVAPRALQLSRFLPPLALRCLLDGNGNDLASKVAFDTLNDQLESVPRASANKFVQAQRDVLAMQIAAAEAKIAPRHTERVAEAKRKLKAGLDEELARLVALQAVNPSVRDSEIEALRQQREEGLAALDKAALRLEAIRVLVAG; encoded by the coding sequence ATGGCGCAGCAGTATCTACCGGGGCAACGCTGGATCAGCGACAGCGAGGCAGAACTCGGCCTCGGAACCATCCTGACCCAGGATGGACGGATGCTCACCGTGCTCTACCCGGCGACCGGCGAAACGCGCCAGTACGCGACACGCAGCGCCCCACTGACGCGGGTGCGCTTCGTTCCCGGTGACGAGATCACCCATTTCGAAGGCTGGAAGATGACCGTGCGCGAGGTCGACGACGTCGACGGCCTGCTGGTCTACCACGGCCTGACGGCGCAGAACGAAGCTCGCACCCTGCCGGAAACCCAACTGTCGAACTTCATCCAGTTCCGCCTGGCCAGCGACCGCCTGTTCGCCGGGCAGATCGACCCGCTGGCCTGGTTCAGCCTGCGCTACCACACCCTGCAACACCAGAGCGCCCAGTTGCAGTCTTCGCTGTGGGGCCTCGGCGGCGTGCGTGCGCAACCCATCGCGCACCAGCTGCATATCGCCAAGGAAGTCGCCGACCGCATCGCTCCGCGCGTACTGCTGGCCGACGAAGTGGGCCTGGGCAAGACCATCGAAGCCGGCCTGATCATCCATCGTCAGCTGCTCTCCGGCCGCGCCAGCCGGGTGTTGATCCTGGTTCCGGAAAACCTCCAGCACCAGTGGCTGGTGGAAATGCGCCGCCGCTTCAACCTGGAAGTCGCCCTGTTCGATGCCGAGCGTTTCATCGAGAGCGATGCCAGCAACCCGTTCGAAGACACCCAGCTGGCACTGGTATCGCTGGAATGGCTTAAGGAAGACGAACGCGCCCAGGATGCTGCCTTTGCCGCCGGCTGGGACGTGCTGGTGGTGGACGAAGCGCACCATCTGGTCTGGCACCCGGAAGGTGCCAGCGCCGAATACAAGCTGGTCGAACAGCTGGCCGAAGTGATTCCCGGCGTGCTGCTGCTCACCGCGACCCCGGAGCAGCTCGGTCTGGACAGCCACTTCGCCCGTCTGCGCCTGCTCGACCCGAATCGCTTCCATGATCTCGAAGCCTTCCGCGCCGAAAGCTCCAGCTATCAGCCGGTGGCCGAAGCCGTGCAGGAACTGCTCGACGAGGGCCGCCTTTCGCAGCAGGCGCACCAGACCATCCATGACTTCCTCGGCGCCGAAGGCGAAGCCCTGCTCGCCGCCGCCACCGATGGCGACATCGAGGCCAGCAGCCGCCTGATCCGCGAACTGCTCGACCGTCACGGCACTGGCCGCCTGCTGTTCCGCAACACCCGCGCCGCCGTGCAGGGTTTTCCGGAGCGCCAGCTGCATCCGTATCCGCTGCCCTGCCCGGCCGAATACCTCGAACTGCCGCTGGGCGAGCACGCCGAGCTGTATCCGGAAGTGGCCTTCCAGAGCCAGCAGGATGATGGCGAAGCGAGCAACCGCTGGTGGCAGTTCGATCCGCGTGTCGAGTGGCTGATCGACACGCTGAAAATGCTGAAGAAGTTCAAGGTACTGGTCATCTGCGCCCATGCCGAGACCGCCCTCGACTTGGAAGACGCACTGCGCGTGCGCTCCGGCATCCCGGCCACAGTGTTCCACGAAGGCATGAGCATCCTTGAGCGCGACCGCGCCGCGGCCTACTTCGCCGACGAGGACTTCGGCGCGCAGGTACTGATCTGCTCGGAGATCGGCAGTGAGGGCCGCAACTTCCAGTTCAGTCACCATCTGGTACTGTTCGATCTGCCGGCGCATCCGGACCTGCTCGAGCAGCGCATCGGCCGTCTCGACCGCATCGGCCAGCAGCACACCATCCAGCTGCACGTGCCCTATCTGGAAACCAGTCCGCAGGAGCGCCTGTTCACCTGGTATCACCAGGCGCTGAATGCCTTCCTCAATACCTGCCCGACCGGTAACGCACTGCAGCACCGCTTCGGTCCGCAGCTGCTGGCGCAGCTGGAAGAAGGCGACGATGACGCCTATCAGCTGCTGATCGACGAGGCCCGCGCCGAGCGCGAACGCCTGGAAGCCGAACTGCACAGCGGCCGCGACCGCCTGCTGGAGCTCAATTCCGGCGGCGGCGAACAGGGCAAGGCACTGGTCGAAGCCATCGAGGAGCAGGACGACCAGTTCGCCCTGCCGATCTATATGGAGCAGTTGTTCGACGCGTTCGGCATCGACAGCGAAGACCACTCGGAAAACGCCCTGGTACTGCGCCCCAGCGAAAAGATGCTGGATGCCAGCTTCCCGCTGGGCGACGACGAGGCCGTGACCATCACCTACGACCGCGAACAGGCCCTGGCCCGCGAAGACATGCAGTTCCTCACCTGGGAACATCCCATGGTGCAGGGCGGCATGGACCTGGTGCTGTCGGGCTCCATGGGCAACACCGCGGTCGCGCTGATCAAGAACAAGGCGCTCAAGCCGGGTACCGTGCTGCTCGAACTGCTGTTCGTCAGCGAAGTGGTGGCGCCGCGCGCGCTGCAGCTGAGTCGCTTCCTGCCGCCGCTGGCGCTGCGCTGTCTGCTCGACGGCAATGGCAACGACCTGGCCTCGAAGGTGGCCTTCGATACGCTCAACGATCAGCTGGAAAGCGTGCCGCGCGCCAGCGCCAACAAGTTCGTCCAGGCCCAACGCGACGTGCTGGCCATGCAGATCGCCGCTGCCGAAGCCAAGATCGCCCCACGCCACACCGAACGTGTTGCCGAAGCCAAGCGCAAGCTCAAGGCCGGACTGGACGAGGAATTGGCGCGTCTGGTGGCGCTGCAGGCGGTCAACCCGAGCGTGCGCGACAGCGAAATCGAGGCACTGCGTCAGCAGCGCGAAGAAGGCCTGGCGGCACTGGACAAGGCTGCACTGCGCCTGGAGGCGATTCGAGTGCTGGTGGCTGGTTGA
- a CDS encoding alpha-ketoglutarate-dependent dioxygenase AlkB family protein, which yields MSRSEVFTTDPSHASSIELPDAALDYQPGWADSETADAWLEELISATPWSQPEIRIYGRQVAVPRMVAWYGDADAGYRYSGQRHDPLAWTPLLQEIRERLQKDTGQRFNGVLLNLYRDGRDAMGWHSDDEPELGDCPTVASLSLGAERRFDLRRKGSGRIQHSLVLGHGSLLVMGGVTQHHWQHQIARTSKVLEPRLNLTFRLIQPRPTR from the coding sequence ATGTCGAGGTCTGAGGTGTTCACGACCGACCCGAGCCACGCTTCATCGATCGAGTTGCCGGATGCCGCACTGGACTACCAACCGGGGTGGGCCGACAGCGAAACCGCCGATGCCTGGCTGGAGGAACTCATCAGCGCCACGCCCTGGTCGCAACCCGAAATTCGCATCTATGGCCGCCAGGTTGCAGTACCACGCATGGTCGCCTGGTACGGCGACGCGGACGCCGGGTATCGCTATTCCGGCCAGCGCCATGATCCGCTGGCCTGGACGCCGCTGTTGCAGGAAATCCGTGAGCGTCTGCAGAAGGACACCGGCCAGCGCTTCAACGGCGTGTTGCTGAACCTGTATCGCGATGGACGCGACGCCATGGGTTGGCACAGTGACGATGAGCCCGAGCTGGGCGATTGCCCCACCGTCGCTTCGCTGAGCCTGGGCGCCGAGCGGCGCTTCGACCTGCGACGCAAGGGCAGCGGGCGGATCCAGCATTCACTTGTACTGGGCCATGGCTCGCTGCTGGTCATGGGGGGCGTAACGCAGCATCATTGGCAGCACCAGATCGCGCGGACCAGCAAAGTGCTGGAACCGCGTCTCAACCTGACTTTCCGCCTGATCCAGCCGAGACCGACGCGATGA
- the ccoM gene encoding cytochrome c oxidase subunit CcoM → MFVDNVVLAGVVTVGLMVAFLAGFGYFIWRDAHKKS, encoded by the coding sequence ATGTTTGTCGATAATGTGGTGCTCGCAGGGGTGGTCACGGTCGGCCTGATGGTCGCCTTCCTCGCAGGTTTCGGATATTTCATCTGGCGGGACGCTCACAAGAAGAGCTGA
- the pulA gene encoding pullulanase-type alpha-1,6-glucosidase gives MLIRSIAYRRLAALVLGGLSLAMQPASAAPLDHGSDEALLYYQRADGDYNGWGPHLWNTPDCNGSATETSWAQPLTAAGTDPEYGAFYRIPLSVDASCLNLIMHKGDEKDLGGGDLTWRFDELGRRVFTVSGNPQLSSTPLSGSAVAIKGARAHWLDPFTLALVNGAPGASRLELRYASDASIRIDGEARTVSGGQSLVLQPSALRNGLKRQHPHLANAPAYRITAGARDIRRAVMSQLVVVAYDADDRVIDATEVQTAGILDMLFAYNGELGATLAAKGVSFKLWAPTAQRVRLHVFDAAKRLLPGYPKLMQERLGVWSLEGPRSLDRQYYQYEVTAYRPSTGTIETTLVSDPYALSLSRNSQYAQVVDLNADDLKPAGWDAVRPPRPQRPEANVIYETHLRDFSASDTSLPAALRGTYAAFTHQHSDSMRHLRDLQKAGLTHVQLLPVFDIATIDEDPARRINLDDPFAKLCDLSDAARERWAQYCGAASIRQVLAGFDPASGQAQSLYNDLRGLDDFNWGYDPFHFTAPEGSYASDAEGVQRIIEFRQMVQALAGNDLATVMDVVYNHTNASGLAEKSVLDKVVPGYYHRRNPTTGAVETSTCCENTASEHRMMAKLMTDSLKVWARDYKIAGFRFDLMGHHMREQIIDAYRAVRRIDRDTYFYGEGWEFGEVAGNARGINANQANMAGTGVGTFNDRQRDAVRGGSPFDSGDSIRRNQGFANGLYLRPNELSAAGAQEKAQLLHAADLIRVGIAGGLRDFQFVTADGSMRKGSEIDYNGQPAGYTLDPQETVNYVSKHDNQTLWDNNQYKFASSLSVADRVRLHLVALSVPLFSQGVPFIHLGSDILRSKSMQRDSYDSGDWFNAVDFSYQDNNWNKGLPRADKDGDNWPLIRRIIVDPQAKPGPTEIVTAKRRFLELLKIRSDSQLFQLDSAHEVQRRLQFHNTGPEQQPGVIAFSLADAPHDGRDLDRRYSSLKVVINASAQRARLPGADGYQLHPALKSSIDPISRQAKVVDGEFQVPAFTTSVFVQPQTRR, from the coding sequence ATGCTCATTCGCTCGATCGCTTACCGGCGCCTGGCGGCGCTCGTCCTCGGCGGCTTGTCGCTGGCCATGCAACCCGCTTCGGCTGCCCCGCTCGACCATGGCTCCGACGAAGCCCTGCTCTACTACCAGCGCGCCGACGGCGACTACAACGGCTGGGGCCCACACCTGTGGAATACCCCCGACTGCAATGGCAGTGCGACTGAAACCAGCTGGGCGCAACCGCTCACAGCAGCCGGGACCGATCCGGAGTACGGCGCGTTCTACCGCATCCCACTGAGCGTCGACGCCAGCTGCCTGAACCTGATCATGCACAAGGGCGACGAGAAGGATCTCGGCGGTGGCGACCTGACCTGGCGCTTCGACGAGCTGGGCCGTCGCGTCTTCACGGTCAGCGGCAACCCACAGCTGTCCAGCACGCCGCTGAGCGGCAGCGCAGTGGCGATCAAGGGCGCGCGGGCGCATTGGCTCGATCCGTTCACACTCGCACTGGTGAACGGCGCGCCGGGCGCCAGCCGGCTGGAACTGCGCTATGCCAGCGACGCCAGCATCCGCATCGACGGCGAGGCACGTACCGTCAGCGGCGGGCAAAGCCTGGTGTTGCAGCCGTCTGCCCTGCGCAATGGCCTCAAGCGCCAACACCCGCATTTGGCGAACGCCCCTGCTTATCGGATCACCGCAGGTGCAAGAGACATTCGCCGCGCCGTGATGAGCCAACTGGTGGTGGTCGCCTATGACGCCGATGACCGGGTCATCGATGCCACCGAGGTGCAGACTGCCGGCATCCTCGACATGCTGTTTGCATACAACGGCGAGCTGGGTGCGACGCTCGCTGCCAAAGGCGTCTCCTTCAAGCTCTGGGCGCCGACCGCGCAGCGGGTTCGCCTGCACGTGTTCGATGCCGCCAAACGGCTGCTACCCGGTTATCCCAAACTTATGCAGGAGCGGCTCGGCGTCTGGAGCCTGGAAGGCCCGCGCTCACTGGATCGGCAGTATTACCAGTACGAAGTCACCGCTTACCGGCCAAGCACCGGCACGATCGAGACAACACTGGTCAGCGATCCCTACGCCCTGAGCCTGTCACGCAACAGCCAGTACGCCCAGGTGGTCGATCTGAACGCCGATGATCTCAAGCCCGCCGGCTGGGATGCCGTGCGTCCGCCACGCCCGCAGCGTCCCGAGGCGAACGTGATCTACGAAACCCATCTGCGCGACTTCAGCGCCAGCGACACCAGCCTGCCAGCGGCGCTGCGCGGCACCTACGCAGCGTTTACCCATCAGCACAGCGACAGCATGCGGCACCTGCGCGATCTGCAGAAAGCCGGGCTCACCCATGTGCAGCTGCTGCCGGTGTTCGACATCGCCACCATCGACGAAGACCCTGCCCGGCGGATCAATCTGGACGACCCTTTCGCCAAGCTCTGCGACCTGTCGGATGCCGCCCGGGAGCGCTGGGCGCAGTACTGTGGCGCAGCGAGCATCCGTCAGGTGCTAGCGGGCTTCGACCCGGCCAGCGGTCAGGCGCAATCGCTGTACAACGACTTGCGCGGGCTGGACGACTTCAACTGGGGCTACGACCCCTTCCACTTCACTGCGCCCGAGGGCAGCTACGCCAGCGACGCCGAAGGCGTGCAGCGGATCATCGAGTTCCGCCAGATGGTGCAGGCCTTGGCCGGCAACGACCTGGCCACGGTGATGGACGTGGTCTACAACCACACCAACGCCTCCGGCCTGGCCGAAAAATCCGTCCTGGACAAGGTCGTGCCCGGTTACTACCACCGCCGCAACCCCACCACCGGCGCGGTGGAAACCTCGACCTGCTGCGAGAACACCGCCAGCGAGCACCGCATGATGGCCAAGCTGATGACCGACTCGCTGAAGGTCTGGGCACGCGACTACAAGATCGCCGGCTTTCGCTTCGATCTGATGGGTCACCATATGCGCGAGCAGATCATCGATGCGTATCGCGCCGTTCGCCGTATCGACCGCGACACCTATTTCTACGGCGAAGGCTGGGAATTCGGCGAGGTCGCCGGCAACGCACGCGGCATCAATGCCAACCAGGCGAACATGGCCGGTACCGGTGTCGGCACTTTCAACGACCGGCAACGTGATGCGGTCCGTGGCGGCAGCCCCTTCGACAGCGGCGACAGCATTCGTCGCAACCAGGGCTTCGCCAACGGCCTCTATCTGCGGCCCAACGAGCTGAGCGCCGCCGGGGCGCAGGAGAAGGCGCAACTGCTGCACGCCGCCGATCTGATCCGCGTTGGCATCGCCGGTGGCCTGCGCGATTTCCAGTTCGTCACCGCCGACGGCAGCATGCGCAAGGGCAGCGAGATCGACTACAACGGCCAGCCCGCCGGCTATACGCTGGACCCGCAGGAGACCGTCAATTACGTCTCAAAGCACGACAACCAGACGCTATGGGACAACAACCAGTACAAGTTCGCCAGCAGCCTGTCGGTTGCCGACCGGGTCCGCCTGCACCTGGTGGCGCTGTCGGTGCCGCTGTTCAGCCAAGGCGTGCCCTTCATCCATCTCGGCTCCGACATTCTGCGCTCCAAGTCCATGCAGCGTGACAGCTACGACTCGGGAGACTGGTTCAATGCGGTGGATTTCAGCTACCAGGACAACAACTGGAACAAAGGCTTGCCGCGTGCGGACAAGGACGGCGACAACTGGCCGCTGATTCGCAGAATCATCGTCGACCCACAGGCCAAACCCGGCCCTACCGAGATCGTCACGGCGAAGCGGCGTTTTCTTGAGCTGCTGAAAATCCGTAGCGACAGCCAGCTGTTCCAGCTCGACAGCGCCCACGAAGTGCAGCGACGCCTGCAGTTTCACAACACCGGGCCCGAACAGCAGCCTGGGGTGATCGCCTTCAGCCTGGCGGATGCACCGCACGACGGTCGCGATCTGGACCGCCGGTACAGCTCATTGAAGGTGGTGATCAATGCATCGGCCCAACGGGCTCGGCTGCCGGGCGCCGACGGCTACCAGCTGCATCCGGCGTTGAAGAGTTCGATCGATCCGATCAGTCGCCAGGCCAAGGTCGTCGATGGGGAGTTCCAGGTGCCGGCGTTCACGACGAGCGTGTTCGTCCAACCCCAGACCCGTCGATAA
- a CDS encoding MaoC family dehydratase: MSTISNTPYAELEVGQQASFEKHVEERDIQLFAAMSGDRNPVHLDADFAAGTLFKERIAHGMFSGALISAAVACTMPGPGTIYLGQTMKFTRPVKIGDTLTVRLEILEKLPKNRVRIATRVFNQNEEQVVDGEAEVLAPRKQETVELKELPPITIG; encoded by the coding sequence ATGAGCACTATCAGCAATACGCCCTACGCCGAACTGGAAGTTGGCCAGCAAGCGAGCTTCGAAAAACACGTTGAGGAAAGGGACATCCAGCTGTTCGCTGCCATGTCCGGCGACCGCAACCCGGTCCACCTGGACGCGGATTTCGCCGCCGGTACGCTGTTCAAGGAGCGCATCGCCCATGGCATGTTCAGCGGCGCGCTGATCAGCGCTGCCGTCGCCTGCACCATGCCTGGCCCTGGCACCATCTATCTCGGCCAGACCATGAAATTCACCCGCCCGGTGAAGATCGGCGACACCCTGACCGTGCGCCTGGAAATCCTCGAAAAGCTGCCGAAGAACCGCGTGCGCATCGCCACCCGCGTGTTCAACCAGAACGAGGAACAGGTGGTCGACGGCGAAGCCGAAGTGCTCGCGCCGCGCAAGCAGGAAACCGTCGAGCTGAAGGAACTGCCGCCGATCACCATCGGCTGA
- the fadD2 gene encoding long-chain-fatty-acid--CoA ligase FadD2, producing the protein MQPEFWNDKRPAGVPNDIDMGVYRSVVEVFERACKTHADRPAFSNMGVTLSYSDLERHSAAFTAWLQHHTDLQPGDRIAIQMPNLLQYPIAVFGALRAGLIVVNTNPLYTSREMRHQFQDSGARALVYLNTFGHNVQEVLPDTAIEHLIEVRIGDMLPPLKGVLVNAAVKHLKKMVPDYSLPQAISFKDVLRDGARHNHKPAPLELDHVAVLQYTGGTTGVAKGAMLTHGNLVANMQQVRANMQQLDEHGHPIIREGQEVMIAPLPLYHIYAFTVNCMCMVVTGNHNVLITNPRDINGFVKELQRWQFSAFLGLNTLFVALMAHPQFKKIDFSRLKGTNSGGTALVSAVAERWKSMTGCTVVEGYGLTETSPVVCANPHGEHSRLGTVGLPVPGTTVKVIDDEGNALPLGERGELCVKGPQVMKGYWQRPDATAEVLDEEGWLKTGDIAVIDEDGFVSIVDRKKDLIIVSGFNVYPNEIEDVVMAHPKVAACAAIGVADEKSGEAVKLFVVPSDPTLDQDELHAYCRENFTGYKMPRHYVFRDALPMTPVGKILRRELRDIA; encoded by the coding sequence ATGCAGCCTGAATTCTGGAATGACAAACGCCCTGCCGGCGTGCCCAACGACATCGATATGGGGGTTTATCGCTCGGTCGTCGAAGTGTTCGAGCGCGCCTGCAAGACCCATGCGGACCGCCCTGCATTCAGCAATATGGGTGTCACCCTCAGCTACTCCGATCTGGAGCGCCACTCCGCCGCTTTTACCGCCTGGTTGCAGCACCATACCGATCTGCAGCCTGGCGACCGCATCGCCATTCAGATGCCCAACCTTTTGCAGTATCCCATCGCGGTATTCGGTGCTCTGCGCGCCGGTCTTATCGTGGTCAATACCAACCCGCTTTACACCTCGCGGGAGATGCGCCACCAGTTCCAGGATTCCGGTGCGCGGGCGCTGGTGTACCTCAATACCTTCGGCCATAACGTGCAGGAGGTGCTGCCCGATACGGCCATCGAACACCTGATTGAAGTGCGCATCGGCGACATGCTGCCGCCGCTCAAGGGCGTGCTGGTCAACGCGGCGGTCAAGCACCTGAAGAAGATGGTGCCGGATTACAGCCTGCCGCAAGCCATTTCCTTCAAGGACGTGCTGCGTGACGGGGCCCGCCACAACCACAAACCGGCGCCGCTGGAGCTCGATCACGTCGCCGTGCTGCAGTACACCGGCGGCACGACCGGCGTGGCCAAGGGCGCCATGCTGACCCATGGCAACCTGGTGGCGAACATGCAGCAGGTGCGAGCCAACATGCAGCAGCTGGACGAGCACGGCCACCCGATTATCCGTGAAGGCCAGGAAGTGATGATCGCGCCGCTGCCGCTCTACCATATCTATGCATTCACGGTGAATTGCATGTGCATGGTGGTCACTGGCAACCACAACGTGCTGATCACCAATCCGCGGGATATCAACGGCTTCGTCAAGGAGCTGCAGCGCTGGCAGTTTTCCGCTTTCCTCGGGCTCAACACGCTGTTCGTCGCGCTGATGGCTCACCCGCAGTTCAAAAAGATCGACTTCTCCCGTCTCAAAGGCACCAATTCGGGTGGTACCGCTTTGGTGTCGGCAGTCGCCGAGCGCTGGAAGAGCATGACCGGCTGCACGGTTGTCGAGGGCTACGGCCTGACCGAGACGTCGCCGGTGGTCTGCGCGAACCCGCACGGCGAGCACTCGCGCCTCGGCACCGTCGGGCTGCCGGTGCCCGGCACCACGGTCAAGGTCATCGATGACGAAGGCAACGCCTTGCCGCTCGGCGAGCGCGGCGAGCTGTGCGTCAAGGGCCCGCAGGTGATGAAGGGCTACTGGCAGCGCCCCGACGCCACGGCCGAAGTGCTGGACGAGGAGGGCTGGCTGAAGACTGGCGACATCGCGGTGATCGACGAGGACGGTTTCGTCAGCATCGTCGATCGCAAGAAGGATCTGATCATCGTTTCTGGCTTCAACGTCTACCCCAACGAGATCGAGGACGTGGTGATGGCCCATCCGAAGGTAGCGGCATGCGCTGCCATTGGCGTGGCGGACGAGAAGTCCGGCGAGGCGGTCAAACTGTTCGTCGTACCGAGCGATCCGACGCTTGATCAGGACGAGCTTCATGCCTACTGCCGGGAGAATTTCACCGGCTACAAGATGCCGCGGCACTACGTATTCCGCGATGCACTGCCGATGACGCCAGTAGGCAAGATATTGCGGCGTGAACTGCGCGATATCGCCTGA